The genomic window TTTTACAGAAAATTCAAACTCGTAGCTTGTAACGGTTCCCGTTTTTCCTCTTCCGAAGCCTTCCTGAATCAATTTCCCTTCATAGGTTTTGAAGACATAACCTTTTTTGATGGCATAATTCAGATAGCCGGATTTTACTCCTTCTCCGAAAACGAAGAAATATTTATACCAGATAAATACTCCTAAAAACAGGAGAACTACCCCTAAAGTGACCCACAAGTATTTCATAGTATAGTTTTTATTTTTAAAGCAAAATTACTTTGCAATGCTTCTTGAAATAACAATCTTCTGGATTTCAGAAGTTCCTTCATAGATCTGAGTGATTTTTGCATCTCTCATCATTCTTTCTACGTGATATTCTTTCACATATCCGTATCCACCGTGGATTTGTACTGCTTCAATCGTAGTATCCATCGCCACCTGAGAAGCGTATAATTTTGCCATTGCTCCACTTTCAGAGATATCTTTTCCGGCATCTTTTTCTACAGCAGCCTTTAAGCAAAGCATTCTTGCCGCCGTGATCTGAGTCGCCATATCTGCCAATTTGAAAGCAATAGCCTGGTGGTGGATAATTTCTGTTTTGAAAGCTTTTCTTGTTTTAGCATATTTCAACGCCAATTCGTAAGCTCCCGAAGCAATACCTAAAGCCTGAGAAGCAATACCGATTCTACCGCCGTTCAATACAGCCATCGCAAAATTGAATCCGAAACCGTCTTCACCGATTCTGTTTTCTTTCGGTACTTTTACGTTGTTGAACATCAAAGAGTGCGTATCACTTCCTCTGATTCCCAATTTGTCTTCTTTCGGCCCGATTTCAAAACCTTCCCAACCTCTTTCAACGATGAATGCGTTGATTCCTTTATGTTTTTTCTCAGGATCCGTCTGTGCAATTACGATATAGTAAGAAGCCGTTCCACCGTTGGTGATCCAGTTTTTGATACCATTTAGTAAATAGTAATCTCCCTTGTCTTCTGCAGTCGTTTTCTGAGAAGTCGCATCAGAACCAGCTTCAGGCTCAGACAAAGCGAACGCTCCGATTACCCGTCCGCTTGCAAGAGGCGTAAGATATTTCACTTTTTGCTCTTCAGAAGCGAATTTTTCAAGTCCGGCACATACCAATGAATTGTTTACAGACATTACAACAGCCGCAGAAGCATCAATTTTTGCAATCTCCTCCATTGCCAAAACGTAAGAAACGCTGTCCATTCCCGCACCACCATACTTAGGATCTACCATCATTCCCAAAAGTCCCATTTCTCCCATTTTCTTCACCTGTTCTGTAGGAAACTTCTGATCGCGGTCTCTTTCGATTACTTCCGGTAATAATTCGTTTTGTGCAAAATCTCTTGCAGCCTGCTGAATCATCAGCTGTTCTTCTGATAAATTAAAGTCCATAAAAATTGAATAATTAGATGGTCGCTAATTTACACTTTTTGAGCAAATCTGAAAATAGAATTAAAAGTAAGTATTCGGAAGCAAAAAAACACCTAAATAAAGGGTGTTCAAAGGATTATGCTAATTTTTAAATTATCCTTAAAGTATCCTCCTTTTTATTAAAATATTATGGAAAACATTGCAGTAATCTCTAATTATTAACTTCTCATTTTAATAATTAAAAAAAATGCTTATATTTAAAATTCTTTAATTATTACTTAAAAAATCATGACAATCAAAAGATTATTCGATATACCTCAATATGCTTTAGAAAAGTATCCTAAGCCGGACATGTTTGTTACCAAATATCAGGGCGAATGGAAAAAAACATCTACGCAAGAGTTTATAAATGAAGGAAATAAAATATCAAGAGGACTGTTAAAGCTAGGGATAAAACCTGGGGACAAAATTGCTCTTATCACTACAAATTCCCGTACAGAATGGGCCATTATGGATCTTGGACTTTCCCAGATCGGTGTGGTTTCCGTACCTGTTTACCCGAGTATTTCTCCGGAAGATTATGAATTTATTTTCACCAATGCCGAAATAAAATACTGTTTTGTTTCCGATAAAGATCTTTTGAATAAAGTAATGAAAGTGAAGCACAACATCCCTTCTTTACAGGGAATTTTCACTTTTGACAATATCAGCGGCGCTGCCAACTGGAAAGAAATCCTTGACCTTGGTGAAGACGATTCTACGCAAATCGAAGTGGAAGATCTTGCCAATACCATTAATTCTGAGGATTTGGCAACCATCATTTATACCTCCGGAACAACCGGAAAACCTAAAGGCGTAATGCTGACCCATCACAATATTGTCTCCAATATTTTAGGGTCAATGCCGAGAATTCCGAAGAGAAAAAGCCTTGATTACAAGGACACAAGAGTACTGAGCTTCCTTCCGATCTGTCATATTTTTGAAAGAATGCTTTTCTATCTTTTCCAATACAACGGTTTTTCAATTTATTTCGCAGAAAGCATTGAAAAAATGGGTGAAAACGTGAAAGAAGTAAAGCCACATTACATGAGCGTCGTTCCTAGACTGGTAGAAAAAGTGTATGATAAAATCTATGCTACAGGCTCTTCTGCAGGAGGTCTGAAACAAAAAATATTCTTCTGGGCCTTAAATTTAATCAGCAAAAAGAAAACTGTATCGAAACCATCCGGATTACAGGAAATCATTGCAGACAAATTGGTTTTCAAAAAATGGAGAGAAGGTTTAGGCGGCGAAATCATTACTTTAGTTTCAGGTTCTGCAGCTTTATCTACAAGGTTAAATTTAATGTTCCAAAACGCGGGAATTCCGATTCTGGAAGGTTATGGCCTTACGGAAACTTCACCCGTAATCTCAGTAAACAGCTTTGAGAAAATGAAGATCGGAACCGTTGGTCTGCCATTGGATAATCTTGATGTAAAAATTCAGGAAGATGGTGAAATCACAGTGAAAGGTCCTTCTATTTTCAAAGGTTATTTTAAAAATGATGAAATGACCAAAGAGGTATTTACAGAAGACGGATATTTCAAAACCGGAGACATCGGACATGTCGACAGTGACGGATTTTTACAAATCACAGATCGTAAAAAAGAAATGTTCAAGACTTCCGGCGGAAAATACATTGCCCCTCAAACCATTGAAAATCTGGCCAAAGCGTCTAAATTCATAGAGCAAATCATGGTCGTAGGTGACGGCGAAAAAATGCCGACAGCATTGATACAACCTGATTTTGAATTTGCTAAAAGCTGGGCCATGAGAAACAATTTAAACATCGGCTCCACTCCACAGGAAATTGCAAAAAGTCCTGAATTAAAAGAAAGAATCGAAAAAGAAATGGAAGGTATCAATGAACATCTTGGAAATTGGGAAAAAATCAAGAAAATTGAGCTGACACCGGAAGTCTGGAGTATTGATGCGGGACTTTTAACGCCTACTTTAAAGCTGAAAAGGAAAGCCATTAAAGAGAAATTTATTGATCTGTACAATAAGATGTATGAACATCATGAATAATATTGAAACCGCTTCTTTGGAGCGGTTTTTTTGTTTTTTTTAAAAACACTAATTGCACTAATTTTTGCACGAATGACACTAATATTTTGTAAAAATGAATTATACAAATTAGGCCAGTCTATTTGTCTTTCAGAACACAGACTGAAGATCTGCGAACGTAGTTCAGGAGCGTAGTGAAGAATCTATCCAAGAAGATAAAATAAATAATATTCCATTTCAATAGGATCAATAGGAACGGGCTTTAGCTCGTTTTCGTTTTAGAAAAAACATTCGTGTCATTCGTGCAAAAATTAGTGCAATTAGTGTTTTAAAAAAGAACAAAAAAAAGCTGTTCCAAACATTGAAACAGCTTATATTTTAAAAATGTAATTAAAAAATTAGAATTTAATTACAGTTTTCATTCTTTCGTTTTCTTCCATTACCAATTCGTCATCTACAAGGATTTTCCCTGAATGTTCATCGATAATGATCTTCTTTCTCTGAGCGATTTCCATTTGCTTTTGAGGTGGAATTGTGAAGAAAGATCCTTTCGGAGCACCTCTTTCCAATCCTACTACAGCAAGACCGTTTGGAGAGTTTGTTCTGATTCTGTTATAAGAAGCCAATAATCTTTCGTCGATTTTTGCAGCATATTCTTTAGACTGCTCGATCAGGTATTCTTCTTCTTTTTGAGTTTCAGAGATCAATCCGTCTAATTCTTCTTTTTTGAATTTCAAGTGATTTTTAAGCTCATCGATTTTTGTATTCAATTCGCTTAATGTTTCATTCTTGTGACCGATTTTAGCACCGAATTCTTTGATTCTTTTTTCAGCAAGTTGAATTTCAAGTTCCTGATATTCAATTTCTTTACCTAATGCTTCAAACTCTTTATTGTTTCTTACATTATCCTGTTGAGACTTGTACTTTTCAATTAAAGTTTTTGCATGGTTGATAACCTCATGTTTTGTTTTGATCTGATCGTCTTGATCTTTGATATCTGCATGAAATTTTTCAGCTCTTTTTTCAAGACCTTCGATTTCAATCTCAAGATCCTCTACTTCGATTGGCAATTCTCCTCTTGTATTTCGGATTTCGTCCAATCTAGAATCAATGATCTGCAAATCGTATAAAGCTCTTAACTTCTCTTCAACTGAAATATCGTTGGTTTTTGCCATATTTTAAATGAAATAATTTACCGGGTTTGTTTTCTCAATAGATTTTGAGATTGCAAATGTACTAAATTTTTGTGATAAAATTTCAAATAATTGTTGAGTCACAAATTGTTCTGACTCAAAATGTCCTATATCACAGATCAGCATTTTGGATTCGGCAAGGAAAAAATCGTGATATTTGACGTCTCCTGTAAGATATGCATCACATTTTTTAGAAATGGCAGACCTTATTCCGCTAGCTCCGGAACCACCCAAAACCCCTACTCTTTTAATCTTTTTATTGTTAAAATCCGAGTGTCTTATTACCTCCAGACCGAATTTATCTTTCACCATTTTCAGGAAATCTTTTTCGTCCATCGCTTCTTCAAAATCGCCGTACATTCCCAATCCGCTGTGGTGATTGGTGTTGTCTAAACTGTAGATCTGATGGGCAACCTCTTCATAAGGATGTGCAGATTTCATGGCTGCAACGATTTGACCTTGTTTATAATCTTCAAAAATCACCGAAATCATGTCTTCATCGGCATTTTCTCTCACATTTTGCTGTCCGGAAAAAGGATTTGAGCCTTCAATGGGTCTGAAAGTTCCGTTTCCGTTGATGGTAAAGCTGCATTCGTCATAGAAACCGATGTTTCCTGCTCCGGCTGTAAAAAGCGCTTCCTTTACTTTTTCGGAATAATCTTTAGGCACGAAAACCGTTAACTGCTTTAAATTATCCTTTTTAGGCTGAAGAATTTTCAAGTTTTTTAATCCCAACTGATTGCAGATTCCCTGGTTGACCCCAAAAAAATCATTGTCAAAAGCGGTATGAACTGCATAAATGGCAATTTTATTTTCAATGGCTTTTATCACTGCTCTTTCAACGTAATTTTTCCCGGTTAAAGATTTTAATCCTGAAAAAATAATCGGGTGAAAACATACGATCAGGTTGCAATTTTTATGAATAGCTTCCTCCACCACATTTTCCAAAGCATCGTGGCATACCAAAATTCCGCTCACGTCACGGTCCCAAGATCCGCACAGCAATCCTACGTTATCAAAATCTTCCGCCTGGTGTATCTGTATTCTTTCTTCAATCTTTGATATGACAGATCTTAGTTTCATTGCTTACAATTTGTCTTTCAACGAAGATATTAATTTTTATTGAGGCTGAAAAAAAGAAAAATTTAATCTTATTCTTATTTAAACAAAAAAAGAACCGACTTACCATAAAGCCGGCTCAGATTTGAAGCTAAAATAAACTATTACTAATCTTTAAACAGAGAAACTCGTGTGAATGAATCTACCAGAACATTACAATTGGAATCTGACTCCACGAAAAGCTGATAACCTCTTCCGGGATCAAGACTTGCCGCATCTGCAATGGTGTAGAAATAAAATGTAAGTAAATTTCCGACTCCGCTGGAACCACTTGGTAAAAACTGAATAGAAGTTACCTCGAAACCAGAATCCGGGTTTCTGAAAGTCGCTTTTACCGACCCCGACGAGTTGTTACCGGGAGTTACATTGGCAATAAGCCTCCAGATATGCACCTGTCCGTTTATTTCATTTTCTCTCCATTTTCCTGTTGCAGAAAGATAAATATTGGAAGTTACGCCGGGAAAAGGAACCGTAGTTTCGGGCCAGCTCGTTGTAGGACTCGCCGCAAAAACCAACGGTGTAGCATACAGAACCTGTTGTCTGGGGCCATAGCCGCTTCCTGAAGCCGATAGATTAATAGACGGTTTTACATTTGCGTTTCCAGAATTTACTTTGACAACACCGTCGTTGCCAGCCTGAGAAGATGTGGTAACAAAAAGCTGTCTCCAAACTGCACCATCCCAATATTGAAAAGTATTGGAGGTTGTATTGAAAATAAGAGTGCCATTAGTGAGACTTGCATTGGCAACACCTGCAGGAGGGACTGTAAGTGGGTCGTTGTCTGCTAAATTTGCGTTTCTGTCTGCATCTGAAAGACGCGGAATTAAAATTCCTTTCTGATTTGAAAAAATGTCTAAAACTGCTGCTCCATTTGGAGTAGTCGTGTTGATCCCAACTTGAGCATAGGATAAACCATACAGAAAAATTGGGATCATTAGTGTAAAAATTCTTATCATGATGTTAGTTTTATAGAATAAAAATACATTCTTTGCTTTAATTTATGTTAAAAAAATAACTTTTATATGTCATATTTTATTCGTAAATTTACATTAATTAAGTCACTGAAAACCATTACTTTAAACTGTAATAATTCACA from Chryseobacterium wanjuense includes these protein-coding regions:
- a CDS encoding acyl-CoA dehydrogenase; amino-acid sequence: MDFNLSEEQLMIQQAARDFAQNELLPEVIERDRDQKFPTEQVKKMGEMGLLGMMVDPKYGGAGMDSVSYVLAMEEIAKIDASAAVVMSVNNSLVCAGLEKFASEEQKVKYLTPLASGRVIGAFALSEPEAGSDATSQKTTAEDKGDYYLLNGIKNWITNGGTASYYIVIAQTDPEKKHKGINAFIVERGWEGFEIGPKEDKLGIRGSDTHSLMFNNVKVPKENRIGEDGFGFNFAMAVLNGGRIGIASQALGIASGAYELALKYAKTRKAFKTEIIHHQAIAFKLADMATQITAARMLCLKAAVEKDAGKDISESGAMAKLYASQVAMDTTIEAVQIHGGYGYVKEYHVERMMRDAKITQIYEGTSEIQKIVISRSIAK
- a CDS encoding AMP-dependent synthetase/ligase; its protein translation is MTIKRLFDIPQYALEKYPKPDMFVTKYQGEWKKTSTQEFINEGNKISRGLLKLGIKPGDKIALITTNSRTEWAIMDLGLSQIGVVSVPVYPSISPEDYEFIFTNAEIKYCFVSDKDLLNKVMKVKHNIPSLQGIFTFDNISGAANWKEILDLGEDDSTQIEVEDLANTINSEDLATIIYTSGTTGKPKGVMLTHHNIVSNILGSMPRIPKRKSLDYKDTRVLSFLPICHIFERMLFYLFQYNGFSIYFAESIEKMGENVKEVKPHYMSVVPRLVEKVYDKIYATGSSAGGLKQKIFFWALNLISKKKTVSKPSGLQEIIADKLVFKKWREGLGGEIITLVSGSAALSTRLNLMFQNAGIPILEGYGLTETSPVISVNSFEKMKIGTVGLPLDNLDVKIQEDGEITVKGPSIFKGYFKNDEMTKEVFTEDGYFKTGDIGHVDSDGFLQITDRKKEMFKTSGGKYIAPQTIENLAKASKFIEQIMVVGDGEKMPTALIQPDFEFAKSWAMRNNLNIGSTPQEIAKSPELKERIEKEMEGINEHLGNWEKIKKIELTPEVWSIDAGLLTPTLKLKRKAIKEKFIDLYNKMYEHHE
- a CDS encoding zinc ribbon domain-containing protein, which codes for MAKTNDISVEEKLRALYDLQIIDSRLDEIRNTRGELPIEVEDLEIEIEGLEKRAEKFHADIKDQDDQIKTKHEVINHAKTLIEKYKSQQDNVRNNKEFEALGKEIEYQELEIQLAEKRIKEFGAKIGHKNETLSELNTKIDELKNHLKFKKEELDGLISETQKEEEYLIEQSKEYAAKIDERLLASYNRIRTNSPNGLAVVGLERGAPKGSFFTIPPQKQMEIAQRKKIIIDEHSGKILVDDELVMEENERMKTVIKF
- a CDS encoding Nif3-like dinuclear metal center hexameric protein, with product MKLRSVISKIEERIQIHQAEDFDNVGLLCGSWDRDVSGILVCHDALENVVEEAIHKNCNLIVCFHPIIFSGLKSLTGKNYVERAVIKAIENKIAIYAVHTAFDNDFFGVNQGICNQLGLKNLKILQPKKDNLKQLTVFVPKDYSEKVKEALFTAGAGNIGFYDECSFTINGNGTFRPIEGSNPFSGQQNVRENADEDMISVIFEDYKQGQIVAAMKSAHPYEEVAHQIYSLDNTNHHSGLGMYGDFEEAMDEKDFLKMVKDKFGLEVIRHSDFNNKKIKRVGVLGGSGASGIRSAISKKCDAYLTGDVKYHDFFLAESKMLICDIGHFESEQFVTQQLFEILSQKFSTFAISKSIEKTNPVNYFI